The nucleotide window ATAGCGCCTTATACCGTAGTGGCAGCTGTCTTGTTTATACTGGGATTGCTGGTGCGTTATTCTCCCTTGCCGGATATTAATACCGAACAGGAAGATGGGGCAGTAGCGGTGGCCAACGCAGGCAAGAAAAACATTTTTGGATTCCCGCATCTGATACTCGGAGCAGTGGCCATTTTTCTGCATGTAGGCACGCAGGTGGTGGCTATTGATACGATTATCGGTTATGCCACTTCCATGCATATCCCATTGATGGAAGCTAAAACATTTCCCTCCTATACATTATTTGTCACCATCTGTGGTTATCTGCTGGGCATTATAACGATCCCGCGTATACTGAGTCAGGTCAATGCCTTGCGTATCTGTACTATATTGGGCGCTTTATTTACACTGGGTATTATTTATATGCAGGGAGAAGTAAAACTGCTGGGACATACTACAGATATCTCCATCTGGTTTGTGGTATTGCTGGGCTTTGCCAATTCGCTGGTATGGGCTGGTATCTGGCCGCTGGCGCTCGATGGCCTGGGACGTTTCACAAAATTGGGAGCTTCCCTGATGATCATGGGATTAAGTGGTAATGCCATGCTGCCTCCTTTGTATGGTTATTTCGCAGACAGGTATGATGTACGTCATGCTTATTGGGTGCTGTTTCCCTGTTATCTGTACCTCATGTTTTACGCATTTTATGGGCATCGTATCAGACAGTGGACAAGGACTGCCCTTTCTATAAATACTCAACCGGAAAAACAGTTGCATGGAACAGAGAAAGTATAAGATTGTCAATGGCCATATTATTACACCTTACCGGATCATACGTAATGGTACATTGATTACGGAAGGCAAACGTATCCTGGCGGTGAGCGAGCGGGATGTGGAAATGCCCGGCGCGACGGTGATAGACGCAGGCGGGCAGTATGTGTCTCCGGGGTTTATAGATCTGCATATTCATGGTGGTGGTGGTTTTGATTTTATGGATGGTACGGTAGCAGCTTTTCTGAAAGTGGCGGAAAAACACCTGGAATATGGTACCACCACGATGGTGCCTACTACACTGAGCAGTGACAAGGCTAGTTTACTCAAGGCCCTTGAATTATATGAAGCGGCGCATGCGCAGAATACTACCGGTGCACGTTTTGCCGGGCTCCACCTGGAAGGGCCTTATGTGGCCATGAGCCAGCGGGGAGCACAAGACCCGCGTTATATCCGTAATCCGGAGGAAGCGGAATATATGGAGGTGTTGTCTGCTTCATCGGCGGTGGTGCGCTGGAGTGCAGCCCCTGAACTGCCGGGAGCATTACCTTTTGGTCGTTATCTCCGGTCCCGGGGCATACTGGCAGCCGCCGCGCATACCGACGCTATTTATGAAGAAATGCTGGAAGCTTACGAGAACGGCTATACGCATATTACCCATTTGTATTCTGCCATGTCGAGTGTCACCCGCCGCAATGCCTTTCGTTATGCCGGTGTGGTGGAAGCAGCTTTCCTGATTGATGATATGACGGTGGAGATCATCGCTGATGGGATTCACCTGCCGGCTCCTTTGCTGAAGCTGGTATATAAGATCAAAGGGGCGGGTAAAACGGCGCTGATTACCGACGCCATGCGTGCCGCAGGAATGCCGCCAGGGGAAAGTGTTTTGGGGGGGCTGCATAATGGTATAAAGGTACTGGTGGAAGATGGGGTGGCTAAACTGCCCGATCGTACTTCATTTGCCGGCAGTGTAGCCACAGCCGATAGGCTGGTGCGGACCATGGTGCAGCTGGCAGAAGTGCCCCTGCAGGAAGCTGTACAGATGATCACGGCCACCCCTGCGTCCATTGCTGGTATAGATGACCGAAAAGGATCTCTGGTGGCTGGTAAAGATGCTGATATTGTTTTTTTTGATGAAAAGATACAGGTAAGTACCGTTTTTATAGAAGGAGAACGGATGTACAGCAAAGACACAACGTTGTAAAAGAAATTTTTTAGTCATGCGATCATTTAAGACAGATACATTAGAAGTACAGATACATCCTTCCCGTATAGTCATGGGCGTTGTTGCTGCAGACAAGGTTGCCACCAGGATCTGGCAACTGCTGAAAGAACAGCCTTTTGTCAACATCATCTTTGCTGCAGCACCTTCCCAGCAGGAGTTCCTGGAAGCGTTGGTACTGCAGCCGGGAATCGACTGGCAGAGAGTGAATGCTTTTCATATGGATGAATATGTGGGCCTGGCGGCCGATGCTCCACAGGGCTTCGGTAACTTTCTGAAGGAACGTATTTTTTCCAGACTCCCTTTCCGCGAAGTGTTTTATCTCAATGGCAATGCTGCAGATACCGCTGCAGAATGTAGCCGCTATGCTGCTTTATTGCAACAGTATCCTCCCGATATCGTGAACATGGGCATTGGCGAAAATACACACATCGCCTTCAACGATCCGCACGTAGCCGATTTCAACGATCCGGCTTTGGTAAAGGTGGTAGACCTGGACGAGGCTTGCCGCCAGCAGCAGGTCAACGACGGCTGTTTCGCCAACATCACCCTCGTACCACGTTATGCCCTCACACTTACTGTTCCTGCGTTGATGCGTGGCCGTTATATCTACTGTATGGTGCCTGGCAAAAATAAAGCTGCTGCCGTAAAACATACGGTACACGACACTGTACAAGAGCAATATCCATCTACCGCGCTGCGCAGGCATCCGGCAGCCGTGCTGTTTCTGGACAACGACAGTGCACAACAAATCAGTTTATCATCTTTCAACATAAAATAAAAACAACATGACGGAAAATATACTGGCAGCAGTGGAAGCACTGTTGCAGCCATCAGCTGCGCTGGTAGCGGAAATGGCAGCGCTGGAGGGTGATATCCTCATCCTGGGCGTGGGTGGTAAAATAGGTCCCAGCCTGGCTAAACTGGCCAAACAGGCAATTGATAAATCCGGTGTGCCCCGCAAAGTGATAGGCGTATCCAGGCTTACAGAGCCAGGTTTAAAGGAACAGCTGGAACAGGATGGTATCGAAACCATCGCCGCCGATCTGATGAATGAAGAAGATCTGGCCGCACTGCCGGACGTAAAAAACGTATTATACCTCGCCGGTACCAAATTTGGCACCACTGGCAAAGAAGCCTTCACCTGGGCGATGAACGCCTATCTGCCGGGAAGAGTGGCGGAAAAATACCGCAACTCCCGGATTGTTGTGTACTCTACCGGTAACGTATATCCGCTGACACCGGTGTTGGCTGGTGGAGCAGCCGAGTCGATGGCACCGGCTCCGGTAGGAGAGTACGGGCAGTCCTGCCTGGGAAGGGAAAGGGTGTTTCAGCATTTCTCCGGAAAATACAACACGCCGTTGCTGATATACCGTCTCAATTATGCCAACGATCTGCAATACGGGGTACTGCTCGAAATCGCTAAATCGGTACGTGATGGTAAACCCATCGATCTGCGTATGGGACATGTGAATGTTATCTGGCAGGGTGATGCCAATGAAATGGCGCTGCGGAGTTTTACACATTGTGCGGTGCCGGCCAAACTGCTGAATATCACCGGGCCTGAAACAGCGCCGGTACGCTGGATTGCCGGAGAGTTTGGCAGGATTTTCGGAAAAGCGCCGGTATTTCTGCATGAAGAAGAAACCACTGCCTTGTTAAGCAATGCTGCGGAGAGTTTCCGTTTGTTTGGCTATCCGAAAGTATCGCTGAAGGAAATGATCGGGCTTACTGCTGCCTGGATGGAACAGGGCGGCCGCACTATCTCCAAGGCTACTCATTTCCAGGAAAGGGAAGGACAGTTCTAGCATCAAATGAAAAAATGAAAAAATAAAAAAATGCAAAAGGTCCCTGATTTATTATATAGTGGCACTGTAATACCAGCGCACCCGCTGGCTTTAAACCAGCACCGGCAGCTGGACGAATACCGTCAGCGCCGCCTTACCCGTTATTATATCGCTAGTGGTGCCGGTGGTGTGGCTGTAGGCGTACATACTACCCAGTTTACTATCCGTGACCCACGGGTAGGGTTATACGAAACGGTGCTGCGGCTGGCGGCAGAAGAGATAGCGGCGGCACAGCTTACCCGTCCTTTTATCCGGGTGGCGGGCCTTTGCGGGCCTACGGCCCAGGCGGCTGATGAGGCCAGGATAGCTTTGAAATATGGGTATCACATGGGCCTGCTGAGTCTGGGTGGGCTTAATCATCTTTCGGAAGGAGAACTGATTGCACATGTTCGTACGATTTCTGAAATCATACCGGTGTTTGGGTTCTATCTGCAACCCTCTGTGGGTGGCCGTATCCTGAGTTATCGCTTCTGGGAGCAGCTGGTGGAGATTCCGGGAGTGAAAGCTATCAAAACGGCGCCTTTTAACCGTTACCAGACACTTGATGTGGTGAGGGCGGTTTGTCATTCGTCGCGCTGCGAAGACATCGCATTGTATACCGGCAATGATGATAATATTGTGGCAGACCTGCTGACGACGTATCGCTTTACTGTCAACGGCCGGGAGGTGATCAAACGATTCGCCGGCGGTTTGCTGGGGCATTGGTCAGTATGGACCAGTCAGGTATTACCGCTCTTTGAAAGGATAAAAAGGTGTATACTTGAGGATTATTCAGGAGCAGGTGAACTGTTACAGCAAGGTATCGCTGTCACAGATATGAATGCGGCCCTTTTTGATCCGTCCAATGCGTTTAAAGGCTCTATTGCGGGCATTCATGAGGTATTGCGGCGGCAGGGGCTGATGGAAGGTATCTGGTGCCTGGATGAAGCAGAAACTTTATCTCCCGGACAGCTGGAAGAAATTGATCGGGTGGTGGCTGCCTGGCCGCAGTTGACCGACGACAATTTTGTAAAGGCTTTTCTGGCAAAGGAAACAAACATTGTCACCAATGCTTAAAGAAAAAATCCGCCAACTGGCAAGCAGCATACAGGAAGAAGCAGTGGCCAACCGCCGCTATCTGCATGCACATCCCGAGCTGTCTTACAAGGAAATAAATACGGCCGCATTTATTGCCGGTAAACTGAAAGAGCTCAATATCCCCTTTGAGCCGATGGCCAATACCGGACTGGTGGCCCTGCTCAGCGGCAATAAGCCGGATGATGGGAAGGTAATAGCTTTGCGGGCAGACATTGATGCTTTGCCAATCACAGAGCTGAATGATGTGTCTTATAAGTCTATGCATGATGGTGTGATGCATGCCTGCGGTCATGATGTGCACACTTCTTCGCTGTTGGCTACCGCCAATATTCTCAGCAGAATGAAAGATGATTTCTCCGGTACGGTGAAATTTATTTTTCAACCGGCGGAGGAGCTGATTCCCGGCGGCGCCAGTATGATGATCAAAGAAGGAGTGCTGGAAAACCCGCGCCCGCAGAATATTCTGGGGCAGCATACCATGCCGGAACTGCCGGCAGGTAAGGTAGGTTTCAGAGGTGGTCGTTATATGGCGAGCAACGATGAAATATTTATCACGGTCAAAGGAAAAGGCGGACATGGTGCGATGCCTCATCTGGGCATCGACCCGGTGGTGATAGCCTGTCATATTGTGATCGGGCTGCAACAGATTGTAAGCAGAAGGGCCAACGTTATGCTGCCTTCTGTACTTTCTTTCGGGAAGATGATAGCCAACGGTGCTACCAATGTAATCCCTGACGAAGTAAGGCTGGAAGGCACTTTCCGCTCGCTCGATGAAACCTGGCGCCGGGAAGCACTTGAGAAGATTCGTAAAATGGCCATCTCCATTGCCGAAGGCATGGAAGCACATTGCCATATTGAAATACATCAGGGTTATCCGGTGCTGGTCAACAATGAAAAGCTGACCGACATTACCCGCGCCCATGCAGCAGCGTACCTGGGCGCAGATAATGTGGTAGACCTGGACATCTGGATGGCGGCAGAAGATTTTGCCTATTATACCCATGCTGCAGATGCCTGCTTTTACCGGCTCGGTGTCCGTAATGAGTCGAGAGGCATCATATCCGGCCTGCATACCGCCACTTTTGATGCGGACGAGCATGCACTTGAAACCGGGGCCGGCCTGATGGCCTACCTGGCGCTCAAAACACTGGGCAACTAATCAGACAGATGTAACGTTTCGGTTACGCCCGTTTCTTCCAGAAAGTGGGCATCATGTGATACTACGATCAGGGTGCCCTGGTACGCAGCAAATATCTGTGTCAGCATCCGGATGTTGGTCAGGTCCAGGTTGTTGGTAGGCTCGTCGAGAATAATCATATCGGGAGCATGACTGTTGAGGGTCATGCAGCATAATGCCAGCCGCAGTGTTTCTCCGCCGCTGAGGGCGCTGCAGGGCTTATCCCAGCTGTCGCGGTCAAACAGAAACCTCACCAGTACCGTGTTCAGCCTCCCTTCCTCCAGGTTTATTTCATTGTTGTCAGCTGCCTGTTGCCACACGGTTTTGTTGCGGTCGATGGTGCTGTAGTCCTGGTCCAGTATGAGGCTTCGGAATGGAGCTACGTATAGCCTTCCCTGTTGGGCGGGCAGCTGGCCGGTGATCAGCCGTATCAGGGTTGATTTGCCGCTGCCGTTGTGGCCGGCGATGGCCAGCCGGTCGCCGCTTTTGACGAGGAGATCCAGTGGCTGCGGCCATAAGGGACTGTTGTCATTATAGGCGAACTGCAGTTGTTCTGCCTGTACCAGTATTTTGCCTTTATGTCCTGGTGGTGTGGCGAAATGGCCTTTCATGATGCGGGCTACCTGCTCGCCGGCGCTGGCGGAATCCAGTGCTGCCTGGAGTCCGGCTACCTTTTCGGCGTGAACATCCTGTATCCGCGCAGTAGTGCGGGCAGCCTGGTCTCTGCGGCCGTTCATCAGAATTTTGGGTATGCCGCCGTCTTTACGGCTCTTTTGTGAGCGGGCATTTTCCCGTTGCTGCCTTTCCATGGCCTGCTGCTGTTGCTGGCGGGCTTCCCTTACGGTCTTCTCTGCATGGGCGATCTGCTGCTGCAGGGCAGCTGTCTCTTCTGCCTTTCTCTGCTCATAAAAAGTATAGTTGCCACCATATACCTGCATCCGGCTGTCAGACAGCTCCCAGATGGGATTGCAGAGCTCAAGCAGCTGCCGGTCGTGGCTCACGATCAGCAATGCTTTGTTGCTGCGTTGTACCCAGTCGTACAGCTGGGCCCTGGCAGTTTTATCGAGGTGATTGGTAGGCTCGTCGAGCAGTATGGCGGCAGGGGCGGAGAGGTCGCTGCCGGAAAGGAACACCCGGGTTTTTTCGCCACCACTCAGCTGGGAAAAAGAGGCGGTGAGCGGGATATGGGTAATGCCCCATCTGTCAAATACCTGTTCGCAGCGGGCAATGATGTCCCAGTCATCTTCCAGCGCTTCAAAATGTTGTTCCTGCGTGTCGCCTTCGAGGATGGCGTTCAGCGCATGTATTTTGGCATCGATACCCAGTACCTGTGCTACTGTACGGTCATTAAACTGCCCGAAATGTTGTGGCACATAATATAGTGGTGCATGCGCGATCACCGTGCCACGCTGAGGCAACAGCTGCCCGGCTAAAATCCGCAGCAGAGTGGATTTGCCGGCACCGTTATCTCCGGTAATGGCAGCATGATCATTTTTATCCAGTGAAAAATGCAGGTCATCAAATAAAACCCTGTTGGGGGGCAGTTGATAGTGGATATGTTGTGCAGTCAATAGCATGATAAGGTTGTTTTCTGGTCTGAGTAATGTTCAACATAGGTTGACGTTTGCGGGCGGAAGTAATGACTGCTAGTCTCATTGGTTTAAATATTAAGATGAAAAAATCGTTGCTGGCCTTGCCAGAAGACGGGTTTGATAAATAATAAATATATTGAAATGCTTGCTGGAAGCAAGGTTC belongs to Chitinophaga sp. HK235 and includes:
- a CDS encoding sugar MFS transporter; the encoded protein is MKQTGRIDPGQLSRRDTVISILIIGMLFFIFGFVTWVNAILIPYFKIACELTNFQSYLVAFAFYISYFIMSVPSSYLLKAVGFKKGIMIGFWTMSLGAAIFIPAAMTRTYEVFLLGLFTIGLGLAVLQTAANPYITILGPKESAAQRISIMGICNKGAGIIAPLIFAAVILKPTDSGLFAQLQHMTGAAKEAALDELIRRVIAPYTVVAAVLFILGLLVRYSPLPDINTEQEDGAVAVANAGKKNIFGFPHLILGAVAIFLHVGTQVVAIDTIIGYATSMHIPLMEAKTFPSYTLFVTICGYLLGIITIPRILSQVNALRICTILGALFTLGIIYMQGEVKLLGHTTDISIWFVVLLGFANSLVWAGIWPLALDGLGRFTKLGASLMIMGLSGNAMLPPLYGYFADRYDVRHAYWVLFPCYLYLMFYAFYGHRIRQWTRTALSINTQPEKQLHGTEKV
- the nagA gene encoding N-acetylglucosamine-6-phosphate deacetylase; translation: MEQRKYKIVNGHIITPYRIIRNGTLITEGKRILAVSERDVEMPGATVIDAGGQYVSPGFIDLHIHGGGGFDFMDGTVAAFLKVAEKHLEYGTTTMVPTTLSSDKASLLKALELYEAAHAQNTTGARFAGLHLEGPYVAMSQRGAQDPRYIRNPEEAEYMEVLSASSAVVRWSAAPELPGALPFGRYLRSRGILAAAAHTDAIYEEMLEAYENGYTHITHLYSAMSSVTRRNAFRYAGVVEAAFLIDDMTVEIIADGIHLPAPLLKLVYKIKGAGKTALITDAMRAAGMPPGESVLGGLHNGIKVLVEDGVAKLPDRTSFAGSVATADRLVRTMVQLAEVPLQEAVQMITATPASIAGIDDRKGSLVAGKDADIVFFDEKIQVSTVFIEGERMYSKDTTL
- a CDS encoding glucosamine-6-phosphate deaminase, with translation MRSFKTDTLEVQIHPSRIVMGVVAADKVATRIWQLLKEQPFVNIIFAAAPSQQEFLEALVLQPGIDWQRVNAFHMDEYVGLAADAPQGFGNFLKERIFSRLPFREVFYLNGNAADTAAECSRYAALLQQYPPDIVNMGIGENTHIAFNDPHVADFNDPALVKVVDLDEACRQQQVNDGCFANITLVPRYALTLTVPALMRGRYIYCMVPGKNKAAAVKHTVHDTVQEQYPSTALRRHPAAVLFLDNDSAQQISLSSFNIK
- a CDS encoding NAD(P)-dependent oxidoreductase translates to MTENILAAVEALLQPSAALVAEMAALEGDILILGVGGKIGPSLAKLAKQAIDKSGVPRKVIGVSRLTEPGLKEQLEQDGIETIAADLMNEEDLAALPDVKNVLYLAGTKFGTTGKEAFTWAMNAYLPGRVAEKYRNSRIVVYSTGNVYPLTPVLAGGAAESMAPAPVGEYGQSCLGRERVFQHFSGKYNTPLLIYRLNYANDLQYGVLLEIAKSVRDGKPIDLRMGHVNVIWQGDANEMALRSFTHCAVPAKLLNITGPETAPVRWIAGEFGRIFGKAPVFLHEEETTALLSNAAESFRLFGYPKVSLKEMIGLTAAWMEQGGRTISKATHFQEREGQF
- a CDS encoding dihydrodipicolinate synthase family protein; amino-acid sequence: MQKVPDLLYSGTVIPAHPLALNQHRQLDEYRQRRLTRYYIASGAGGVAVGVHTTQFTIRDPRVGLYETVLRLAAEEIAAAQLTRPFIRVAGLCGPTAQAADEARIALKYGYHMGLLSLGGLNHLSEGELIAHVRTISEIIPVFGFYLQPSVGGRILSYRFWEQLVEIPGVKAIKTAPFNRYQTLDVVRAVCHSSRCEDIALYTGNDDNIVADLLTTYRFTVNGREVIKRFAGGLLGHWSVWTSQVLPLFERIKRCILEDYSGAGELLQQGIAVTDMNAALFDPSNAFKGSIAGIHEVLRRQGLMEGIWCLDEAETLSPGQLEEIDRVVAAWPQLTDDNFVKAFLAKETNIVTNA
- a CDS encoding M20 family metallopeptidase: MLKEKIRQLASSIQEEAVANRRYLHAHPELSYKEINTAAFIAGKLKELNIPFEPMANTGLVALLSGNKPDDGKVIALRADIDALPITELNDVSYKSMHDGVMHACGHDVHTSSLLATANILSRMKDDFSGTVKFIFQPAEELIPGGASMMIKEGVLENPRPQNILGQHTMPELPAGKVGFRGGRYMASNDEIFITVKGKGGHGAMPHLGIDPVVIACHIVIGLQQIVSRRANVMLPSVLSFGKMIANGATNVIPDEVRLEGTFRSLDETWRREALEKIRKMAISIAEGMEAHCHIEIHQGYPVLVNNEKLTDITRAHAAAYLGADNVVDLDIWMAAEDFAYYTHAADACFYRLGVRNESRGIISGLHTATFDADEHALETGAGLMAYLALKTLGN
- a CDS encoding ABC-F family ATP-binding cassette domain-containing protein, encoding MLLTAQHIHYQLPPNRVLFDDLHFSLDKNDHAAITGDNGAGKSTLLRILAGQLLPQRGTVIAHAPLYYVPQHFGQFNDRTVAQVLGIDAKIHALNAILEGDTQEQHFEALEDDWDIIARCEQVFDRWGITHIPLTASFSQLSGGEKTRVFLSGSDLSAPAAILLDEPTNHLDKTARAQLYDWVQRSNKALLIVSHDRQLLELCNPIWELSDSRMQVYGGNYTFYEQRKAEETAALQQQIAHAEKTVREARQQQQQAMERQQRENARSQKSRKDGGIPKILMNGRRDQAARTTARIQDVHAEKVAGLQAALDSASAGEQVARIMKGHFATPPGHKGKILVQAEQLQFAYNDNSPLWPQPLDLLVKSGDRLAIAGHNGSGKSTLIRLITGQLPAQQGRLYVAPFRSLILDQDYSTIDRNKTVWQQAADNNEINLEEGRLNTVLVRFLFDRDSWDKPCSALSGGETLRLALCCMTLNSHAPDMIILDEPTNNLDLTNIRMLTQIFAAYQGTLIVVSHDAHFLEETGVTETLHLSD